Genomic window (Planctomycetia bacterium):
CGTTCGCCGGAGGGGGTGCGATGGTGGCAAAGTATTCATGGGTCGCTGCGGTGGCGTTCGGACTCACGAGCGCGGCGATCTGCCTGGCCGATGAACCGGCCGTACCGGTGCAGTTGGCCGAACGCATCCTGGTCCCGGGCAATTCGGAGATCGACGACCCGTTGGAGCCCTTGGTGCCGCGCGCGCCGCGGACCGAAGAGGAACTGGATCGCATCGACGCCATGGCCCTCTTTGCCGCGGCTCGGACGGCGGAGGATCAGGGGGACGAGCGCCAGGCATTGCGGCTCTATCAGCGCGCTTATCGGCGCGATCCTGAGTCCGTCGCCGCATTGAAGCAAATCGTGCCACTGGCGTTTCAGTTGCAGCAAACCGACAGCGCGTTCCGGTACACCGTGAAGCTGGCCGAGCGGGGCGAGCCGGACTTGCAACTTTTGCGGCAGCTCGGCGAATACCTCGCCGTGCAAGGGGGCGACGATACGTCGGCCATTCGGCTGTTGGAGAAGGCCGTCGAAGTCTCCGCCAAGGCGGAAAACCCCGGCGAGCAGTATCTGCATCTCGCCCGCTTGGTGCGGGTCTATCATCGCGCCGGCGACAATGCCAAAGCGGCGGCGGCCCTGGTGCGGGTGGAAGACGCGTTAGCGGCGCGGAAGGAACATCAGCTTGACGACGAAACCGTCGAAGCAATCCTCGGCGAACCGGATCGATCGGAGGAAATGTTCGGCGAGATTTACCTCGCCGCCGGACAATTCGAACGCGCCCGGACAGCCTTCGAACGGGCTTACGCCGCGAATGAGGACGAACCGTCGCGCGCGTTCCGCGCGGCGCAGATCGCCTTCCAAGAGAAAAACGACGAAGAGGCGCTGCGGCAACTCGACCAGTACTTCGCCGCGAAAGTGTCTACGCGTCATGCGGCGCCGTACCGACTGCTGAACGAAGTCTACAAGCGGCAGGAACGCGCCGCGGAACAAATTTCCAAACTTGAAGGTCTACACGCGGCTAACCCAACCGACGAAGCGCTGAGCGAATATCTGGCCGAGCAGTATCTGGCCGCGCAATCCTGGGAACCGGCCGAGAAACTGCTGAGCGAGTTGTTCGCCGGCAAAGACTTCTATGGACCGGCCGCCGGCTTGATTGAGGTTTATCGCGAGACAAAGCGGACCGAAAAGCTACTGAATGTGCTCGCCAAGGTGTCTGCCAGCGAGCCAGGGCTAGAAATGCTGAGCAAGCGGGTCGCGGATTTGGCGGCCGCGCCAGAAACGATGGACGGACTAATTCTCGCGGCCCGCGCGCGGGTGAATTCCGTCGATCAACCGCTCGATTTCGGCGGTGCTTACGCCGTCGCCACGTTGGGTTTGGAAGCCAAGCGGATGGAGATCGCGCAAGAGTTTTTCGAGCAGGCCATCGCGCTGGCGGCGGAACGTCAAGGCGAAGTGGCGCTCACCTGGGGCCTCGGACTGATGATGGCCGAGGACTATGCCGGTGCCGTGAAAGTGCTGCAACGTGGCATCGACGATCGCCTGTTGCCGGACGGCAACCCGGCGTTCCACTATTACCTCTCAGGCGCCTTGGAGATGAGCGGCGAGACGGAGAAGGCGCTCGAAGCGGCGCGGGAAGCCGCGA
Coding sequences:
- a CDS encoding tetratricopeptide repeat protein, with product MVAKYSWVAAVAFGLTSAAICLADEPAVPVQLAERILVPGNSEIDDPLEPLVPRAPRTEEELDRIDAMALFAAARTAEDQGDERQALRLYQRAYRRDPESVAALKQIVPLAFQLQQTDSAFRYTVKLAERGEPDLQLLRQLGEYLAVQGGDDTSAIRLLEKAVEVSAKAENPGEQYLHLARLVRVYHRAGDNAKAAAALVRVEDALAARKEHQLDDETVEAILGEPDRSEEMFGEIYLAAGQFERARTAFERAYAANEDEPSRAFRAAQIAFQEKNDEEALRQLDQYFAAKVSTRHAAPYRLLNEVYKRQERAAEQISKLEGLHAANPTDEALSEYLAEQYLAAQSWEPAEKLLSELFAGKDFYGPAAGLIEVYRETKRTEKLLNVLAKVSASEPGLEMLSKRVADLAAAPETMDGLILAARARVNSVDQPLDFGGAYAVATLGLEAKRMEIAQEFFEQAIALAAERQGEVALTWGLGLMMAEDYAGAVKVLQRGIDDRLLPDGNPAFHYYLSGALEMSGETEKALEAAREAAKSAELDPRLAVREPWILYHAKRYDEALAKYSALIESADDEHGSSSIRDIVRDARLAISNVHVIQKDFPAAEESLEQVLDEFPDDVGASNDLGYLWADQGKRLPQSLAMLQHAVSKAPENAAYRDSLGWVLHRLGRNEEALVEIDLSAKEKDADGVILDHLGDVHQALGHADQAKEAWTKAVAAFERDKELEQAETVRKKLTP